GTCGCAATAATTCAAGCATATGTATTTGTCCTCTTATTAAGCCTCTATCTACAAGAAAACGTATAATGGCTCACCAAGCACACGCATTCCACATAGTTGACCCAAGCCCATGACCACTAACAGGAGCTACCGCTGCTCTTCTCATAACATCAGGCTTAGCTATTTGATTCCATTTCCATACATTAACCCTATTATATTTAGGATTAGCTCTACTTCTATTAACTATAATCCAATGATGACGTGATATTATCCGAGAAGGAACATTCCAAGGTCATCACACACCCCCAGTACAAAAAGGACTACGATATGGCATAATCTTATTCATTACATCAGAAGTATTCTTTTTCCTAGGTTTCTTTTGAGCCTTTTACCATTCAAGCTTAGCCCCCACCCCTGAACTAGGAGGATGCTGACCCCCTACAGGAATCTTCCCACTTGATCCATTCGAAGTTCCACTCCTAAATACCGCAGTCCTCTTAGCCTCAGGCGTTACAGTAACCTGAGCACATCACAGCATTATAAAGGGTAATCGAAAAGAAGCCATCCAAGCCTTAACATTAACCATCATACTAGGTTTCTATTTCACAACCCTCCAAGCTATA
This genomic window from Chiloscyllium plagiosum mitochondrion, complete genome contains:
- the COX3 gene encoding cytochrome c oxidase subunit III; translated protein: MAHQAHAFHMVDPSPWPLTGATAALLMTSGLAIWFHFHTLTLLYLGLALLLLTMIQWWRDIIREGTFQGHHTPPVQKGLRYGMILFITSEVFFFLGFFWAFYHSSLAPTPELGGCWPPTGIFPLDPFEVPLLNTAVLLASGVTVTWAHHSIMKGNRKEAIQALTLTIMLGFYFTTLQAMEYYEAPFTIADGVYGTTFYVATGFHGLHVIIGSTFLAICLLRQIQYHFTSEHHFGFEAAAWYWHFVDVVWLFLYVSIYWWGS